The Stegostoma tigrinum isolate sSteTig4 chromosome 38, sSteTig4.hap1, whole genome shotgun sequence genome contains a region encoding:
- the atf4a gene encoding cyclic AMP-dependent transcription factor ATF-4: MTSDWPDSFSSLMEDFMMSPSSPFLTAEGDPCLLHTDLAEAGPVKSYLRPLLFDGNEESDVSSLITCVDKLLDTDDTVEDAFTGFDWMEKTDLFDNLFMGENGSPSSEELLAVLDSSCVLEELPFDPLPAKLQVADLGLSSDHRPFPNSPPGSDQLAPSTPTITPESLIPTPDHLLHFLENETGVSCEEFPPPLQDSVKEEDDRLMRDSDSGVGTSPPHSPAESSDKNMSEGSPQTSGLSSDDSSPIRPKPYDRPSTENVGNLSKVKVSVESRGLEKKLKKMEQNKSAATRYRQKKRAEHGAILAECSLLEEKNKTLQEKADSLTKEIQYLKDLIEEVRKAKSSRTAKSL, translated from the exons ATGACTTCAGATTGGCCAGATTCTTTCTCTTCCCTGATGGAGGACTTCATGATGTCCCCGAGTTCGCCGTTTCTGACGGCTGAAGGGGACCCGTGTCTCCTGCACACAGACCTGGCGGAGGCCGGGCCGGTGAAATCGTACCTCAGACCACTCCTGTTTGATGGCAATGAGGAAAGCGATGTGTCCTCCCTGATCACGTGTGTTGACAAGTTACTGGACACCGATGATACTGTGG AGGATGCGTTCACCGGCTTCGACTGGATGGAGAAGACTGATCTCTTTGACAATTTGTTCATGGGTGAAAATGGCTCTCCCTCCTCAGAGGAGCTGTTGGCTGTCTTGGACAGTTCCTGTGTTCTGGAAGAATTGCCTTTTGATCCTTTGCCAGCTAAACTACAAGTAGCTGACCTTGGTTTGAGTTCTGATCACAGGCCATTTCCAAATTCACCCCCTGGGTCAGATCAGCTGGCTCCTAGTACCCCAACCATTACCCCAGAATCTTTAATCCCAACCCCTGATCACTTGTTACACTTCCTGGAGAATGAGACTGGAGTTTCATGTGAGGAATTTCCTCCGCCCCTGCAGGACTCTGTCAAAGAGGAGGATGACAGGCTAATGCGGGATTCTGACAGTGGAGTTGGGACTAGTCCCCCACACTCTCCTGCTGAATCATCTGACAAAAATATGTCAGAAGGGTCACCACAAACTAGTGGCTTGTCATCAGATGACTCAAGTCCTATTAGGCCAAAACCATATGATCGTCCCAGTACAGAAAATGTAGGCAATTTGTCAAAAGTAAAAGTTAGTGTGGAGTCAAGAGGTCTGGAGAAAAAGTTGAAGAAGATGGAGCAGAACAAAAGTGCAGCGACACGGTACAGGCAAAAGAAGAGAGCAGAGCATGGTGCCATACTTGCAGAATGTAGCTTActggaagagaaaaataaaaccttGCAAGAGAAAGCTGACTCATTAACAAAAGAaattcaatatttaaaagacttGATTGAAGAAGTTAGGAAAGCCAAAAGTAGTAGAACTGCAAAAAGCTTGTAA